A region from the Brevibacterium paucivorans genome encodes:
- a CDS encoding phosphoglycerate kinase — MKTLDNLGEFAGKRVLVRSDLNVPMDGDTITDAGRIKASAPTIRDLAEAGARVMVMAHLGRPKGEVKPEFSLAPVVGELAKEVGREVKFASDTVGEDARAKAEQLTDGEVLLLENLRFNPGETSKDDAERDEFAQQLASLADVFVSDGFGVVHRKQASVYDIAQKLPHYAGGLVEAEVRVSRQLLEDPQRPYTVVLGGSKVSDKLGVIESLLERADTLIIGGGMVYTFLKAQGKGVGASLLEEDQIDTVKGYLETAQDKGVTIMLPTDIVMAEKFAADAEHWTVGVDELENTPAGESALGLDIGPESAKAYAKTIAESKTVFWNGPMGVFEFEAFAAGTKAVAEALSTAHGGVDQGRLTVVGGGDSAAAVRALGFGDDDFGHISTGGGASLEFLEGKELPGLTVLD, encoded by the coding sequence ATGAAAACTCTTGACAACCTCGGCGAATTTGCCGGCAAGCGCGTCTTGGTGCGCAGTGACCTGAACGTGCCTATGGACGGCGACACGATTACGGATGCGGGCCGCATCAAGGCGTCGGCTCCTACCATCCGTGATCTCGCCGAGGCGGGCGCCCGGGTGATGGTGATGGCTCACCTGGGGCGCCCCAAGGGTGAAGTGAAGCCAGAGTTTTCGCTGGCCCCTGTGGTTGGGGAGCTTGCAAAAGAAGTGGGACGCGAAGTGAAGTTCGCCTCTGACACCGTGGGTGAGGACGCGCGCGCCAAGGCTGAACAGCTCACCGACGGTGAGGTTTTGCTTCTCGAGAACCTGCGTTTCAACCCTGGTGAAACTTCCAAGGACGACGCTGAGCGCGATGAGTTCGCACAGCAGTTGGCCAGCCTGGCCGACGTGTTCGTGTCTGACGGCTTTGGTGTTGTTCACCGTAAGCAGGCCAGTGTGTACGACATTGCGCAGAAGCTCCCGCACTACGCAGGTGGTCTCGTTGAGGCCGAGGTGCGTGTGAGCCGCCAGCTTTTGGAAGACCCCCAGCGTCCGTACACGGTTGTTTTGGGCGGTTCGAAAGTGTCGGACAAGCTGGGCGTTATCGAATCCCTGCTTGAACGTGCGGACACCCTCATTATCGGTGGTGGCATGGTGTACACCTTCCTGAAGGCTCAGGGTAAGGGCGTTGGTGCGTCGTTGCTGGAAGAAGACCAGATCGACACGGTCAAGGGTTACCTCGAGACCGCGCAGGACAAGGGCGTCACCATCATGTTGCCTACCGACATTGTGATGGCCGAAAAGTTCGCTGCTGATGCAGAGCACTGGACCGTGGGTGTCGACGAACTGGAAAACACTCCGGCTGGTGAGTCTGCACTTGGTTTGGACATTGGTCCCGAGAGCGCCAAGGCGTACGCGAAGACCATTGCCGAATCGAAGACCGTGTTCTGGAACGGCCCCATGGGTGTTTTCGAGTTCGAAGCGTTCGCAGCAGGAACCAAAGCTGTTGCCGAAGCCCTGTCAACCGCACACGGAGGAGTCGACCAGGGTCGTCTCACCGTGGTTGGGGGAGGCGACTCCGCGGCCGCTGTTCGAGCACTTGGATTTGGCGACGACGACTTCGGTCACATTTCGACCGGCGGAGGCGCTAGTCTAGAATTCCTCGAAGGCAAAGAGCTTCCCGGACTGACCGTTCTGGACTAG
- the tpiA gene encoding triose-phosphate isomerase: MTNRLPLLAGNWKMHHDHLEAISVVQKLAWALRDAKISEDTAQVAVLVPFTDIRSVQTLIQGDKLPLSYGAQDLSEHAEGAHTGDISGRFLQQLGCDFVVVGHSERRNDHHEDNALVGRKVRAALDHELTPILCVGESLTERENGDHVSFTLEQCEEALAQIDAPEELVIAYEPVWAIGTGKTATANDAHEMAQEIRGWLAQRYDASVAESTRILYGGSVKPENVAEIMQSEHVDGALVGGASLDPDTFARLIAASVRL; the protein is encoded by the coding sequence GTGACGAACCGCCTTCCGCTTTTGGCCGGAAACTGGAAGATGCACCACGACCACTTGGAAGCGATTTCCGTTGTCCAAAAATTGGCGTGGGCACTGCGCGACGCGAAGATCAGTGAAGACACAGCACAGGTAGCTGTTCTGGTGCCCTTCACCGACATCCGTTCCGTGCAGACCCTCATTCAAGGCGACAAGCTACCGCTGTCGTATGGGGCCCAGGATCTGTCCGAACATGCGGAAGGCGCTCACACGGGTGACATCAGCGGTCGCTTCCTGCAACAGCTCGGTTGCGACTTCGTCGTTGTGGGACACAGCGAACGACGCAACGACCACCACGAAGACAACGCGTTGGTAGGACGCAAAGTGCGTGCAGCACTTGACCACGAACTCACACCCATTCTGTGTGTGGGCGAATCCCTGACTGAGCGCGAAAACGGCGACCACGTGTCGTTCACTCTTGAGCAGTGTGAGGAAGCCCTTGCCCAGATCGATGCTCCTGAAGAACTCGTGATTGCGTATGAACCGGTGTGGGCTATTGGCACCGGCAAGACTGCCACGGCAAACGACGCGCATGAGATGGCGCAAGAAATCCGTGGGTGGTTGGCCCAGCGCTACGACGCGTCCGTTGCCGAATCGACCCGGATTCTCTACGGCGGATCCGTGAAACCTGAAAACGTGGCTGAAATTATGCAGTCCGAACACGTCGACGGGGCCCTTGTGGGTGGCGCGAGCCTCGACCCCGACACTTTCGCGCGACTCATCGCAGCGTCGGTTCGCTTGTGA
- the secG gene encoding preprotein translocase subunit SecG: protein MEILTWILTGVLILTSFILIAFVLLHKGKGGGMSDMFGGGMSANLGSSGVAEKNLNMYTTLIAIVWAASIVLLGLIASFQA, encoded by the coding sequence GTGGAAATTTTGACGTGGATTCTGACTGGCGTACTCATCCTTACCAGCTTCATCCTCATTGCCTTTGTCCTCTTGCACAAAGGTAAGGGTGGCGGAATGTCCGACATGTTCGGTGGAGGAATGAGCGCTAACCTGGGTTCGTCCGGGGTTGCCGAAAAGAACCTCAACATGTACACCACACTGATCGCAATCGTGTGGGCAGCTTCGATCGTACTGCTGGGCCTGATCGCCAGCTTCCAAGCCTAA
- a CDS encoding glucose-6-phosphate isomerase, whose product MTTTSSVINDILENRIASRIAAQDATVWGPEAQDEASKRLGWVDLHTRANDIIEKVTGLAQTCEPDRVVLAGMGGSSLAPEVMSNAYGKDLIVSDSTHPDQVSYTAQDLDRTLVIIASKSGSTVETDSARRFFTQKFRDAGIDPSSRLIAITDPGSPLDQRAAEEGWLAEFHADPSVGGRYSALTPFGLVPAGLVGVDIAQVVADATSIAPQLEQDSEDNLAVYLGALLGAAHENGYEKLALDPHTEQFQGLGVWIEQLIAESTGKDGKGILPIAPQDCESATTVALGASDGRHADVVVDLPLGAQFLLWEYVTAIASYVIGVNPFDQPNVESAKAAMRELLAGGEQTGSALPVSLTDGALTVSGPADLVEGAQSAAEVVDRLRAVIPQGGYVGLQAFVDRIGRSDLVRLRPQFAQRLGVATTFGFGPRYLHSTGQYHKGGHANGVFVQITDEASTDFDVPETGFTFGQLIAAQSRGDANVLNDAGRPVLRFHLSGEDGYAQLFDL is encoded by the coding sequence GTGACAACTACATCTTCTGTCATCAACGATATTCTCGAAAACCGCATTGCTTCCCGCATCGCGGCCCAAGACGCTACCGTGTGGGGACCCGAAGCACAGGACGAAGCGAGCAAGCGCCTGGGGTGGGTCGACCTGCACACTCGCGCTAACGACATCATTGAGAAGGTCACTGGGCTCGCCCAGACGTGTGAGCCCGACCGCGTAGTTCTGGCCGGAATGGGCGGATCCTCGCTGGCCCCTGAGGTCATGAGCAACGCGTACGGAAAAGACCTCATCGTGTCCGACTCCACCCACCCGGACCAGGTCTCGTACACGGCCCAGGACCTCGACCGCACGCTGGTAATTATCGCGTCGAAGTCCGGCTCCACCGTCGAAACGGACTCGGCCCGCCGGTTCTTCACCCAGAAGTTCCGTGACGCGGGCATCGACCCCAGTTCGCGTCTCATCGCTATTACCGACCCCGGCTCACCTCTCGATCAGCGCGCTGCGGAAGAGGGCTGGCTGGCGGAGTTCCACGCCGATCCGTCGGTGGGTGGGCGCTACTCTGCACTCACACCGTTTGGTCTGGTCCCCGCTGGTCTGGTGGGAGTCGACATTGCTCAGGTGGTTGCTGACGCCACATCGATTGCACCTCAACTCGAACAGGACTCAGAGGACAACCTCGCCGTGTATTTGGGCGCGCTCTTGGGTGCTGCCCACGAAAACGGCTACGAGAAGCTCGCGTTGGACCCGCACACTGAACAGTTCCAGGGGTTGGGCGTGTGGATCGAGCAGTTGATTGCCGAATCCACAGGTAAGGACGGCAAGGGCATTCTTCCGATCGCACCGCAGGACTGCGAAAGCGCTACCACTGTGGCGTTGGGCGCGTCCGATGGCCGTCACGCCGATGTTGTCGTCGACCTGCCGTTGGGTGCCCAGTTCCTTCTGTGGGAGTACGTGACGGCAATCGCGTCGTACGTCATTGGCGTCAACCCGTTTGACCAGCCCAATGTCGAGTCTGCCAAGGCTGCTATGCGTGAACTTCTGGCAGGTGGTGAACAGACGGGCTCTGCGTTGCCGGTGTCGCTTACGGATGGCGCGCTGACCGTGTCGGGTCCTGCTGATCTGGTGGAAGGTGCACAGTCCGCCGCCGAGGTCGTTGACCGTTTGCGTGCTGTCATTCCGCAGGGCGGCTATGTGGGTCTGCAGGCGTTTGTAGACCGGATCGGCCGGTCGGATCTTGTACGGTTGCGGCCTCAGTTTGCTCAGCGTTTGGGTGTTGCGACCACGTTTGGTTTTGGACCCCGCTACTTGCACTCAACGGGTCAGTACCACAAGGGTGGTCACGCCAACGGTGTGTTTGTGCAGATCACTGACGAAGCGTCCACAGACTTCGATGTGCCGGAAACTGGATTTACTTTCGGCCAGTTGATTGCTGCGCAGTCACGCGGAGATGCGAACGTGCTTAACGATGCTGGGCGACCGGTCCTCCGTTTCCACTTGAGTGGTGAGGACGGTTACGCGCAGTTGTTTGATCTATAA
- the tal gene encoding transaldolase, which translates to MATPVPSLQALSHAGVSVWLDDLSRTRITSGSLNDAIETLSVVGVTTNPTIFAAALAGDGYEEAVAQLAAKGVSVDEAIDALTTQDVAEACDILLPVYQATGGEDGRVSIEVPPHLAHDTEGTVEYAKKLHQMVDRDGVMIKIPATEEGLLAITRVIAEGISVNVTLIFSLDRYRKVVEAYVNGLERAREEGHDISNIRSVASIFVSRVDTEIDNRIDELVNNGADKELLELKGRAGLANCHLAHRIASEIFESERFTVLAAAGAHKQRPLWASTGTKNPAYSDTMYVDGLIAADTVNTMPEKTLLAFADHGQVSGDTVFGRYEEADRILDALSVAGIHYGEVMDKLEREGLEKFDASWNELVETVTTALEKAQ; encoded by the coding sequence ATGGCAACTCCAGTTCCTTCTCTTCAAGCACTCAGCCACGCCGGAGTTTCGGTCTGGCTCGACGACCTGTCCCGCACCCGGATTACATCCGGAAGTCTGAATGACGCAATCGAAACGCTGTCTGTGGTGGGTGTGACCACTAACCCCACCATCTTCGCGGCCGCGCTTGCCGGTGACGGCTATGAAGAGGCCGTCGCCCAGCTCGCGGCGAAAGGCGTGAGCGTCGACGAAGCGATTGACGCCCTCACCACCCAGGATGTCGCGGAGGCTTGCGACATCCTGCTACCCGTGTACCAAGCGACCGGGGGCGAAGACGGACGTGTGTCGATCGAGGTGCCACCGCACCTGGCTCACGACACGGAAGGGACCGTCGAATACGCCAAGAAGCTTCACCAGATGGTGGACCGAGACGGCGTCATGATTAAGATCCCTGCGACCGAAGAGGGGCTCTTGGCAATCACCCGCGTGATTGCAGAAGGGATTAGCGTCAACGTCACGCTGATCTTTTCGCTGGATCGGTACCGCAAGGTGGTCGAAGCCTATGTCAACGGGCTGGAACGGGCGCGGGAAGAAGGCCACGACATCAGCAACATCCGTTCGGTGGCCTCGATCTTCGTGTCGCGCGTCGACACCGAGATCGATAACCGGATCGACGAACTGGTAAACAACGGCGCTGACAAGGAACTCCTGGAGCTCAAGGGCAGGGCCGGTCTCGCGAACTGCCACTTGGCTCACCGTATTGCGTCGGAGATCTTCGAGTCGGAACGCTTCACCGTGCTCGCTGCCGCTGGCGCCCACAAGCAGCGCCCGCTGTGGGCATCGACCGGAACTAAAAACCCGGCGTACTCCGACACCATGTACGTCGATGGCCTGATCGCCGCCGACACAGTAAACACCATGCCCGAAAAGACGCTGCTGGCGTTTGCCGACCACGGACAGGTTTCCGGCGACACGGTGTTTGGTCGCTACGAAGAAGCCGACCGGATTCTCGACGCGCTGTCCGTTGCAGGCATCCACTACGGCGAGGTCATGGACAAACTTGAACGCGAAGGCTTGGAAAAGTTCGACGCCAGCTGGAATGAGCTCGTTGAAACCGTGACTACTGCACTGGAGAAGGCACAGTGA
- the tkt gene encoding transketolase, with the protein MSSLNWSDTDRMAVDTARLLAADAVQNAGHGHPGTAMSLAPVAYYLYQNALTHDPANPHWLGRDRFVLSAGHSSLTQYIQLFLSGYGLELDDLKALRTWGSLTPGHPEVGHTDGVEITTGPLGSGLASAVGMAMASRRERGLFDPEAPAGESVFDHFIYVIAGDGDIQEGVSGEASSLAGTQRLNNLIVIWDDNRISIEDNTSIAFTEDVTARYDAYGWHTQHVSFLDENGGYTEDVDALHSAIEAAKKDPRPSFIRLSTIIAWPAPNKQNTGASHGSALGDDEIRATKELLNFPVDETFVVAPEVLEHTRAVAERGRAAHEEWNTRFETWRTENPERAELLDRLSARELPAGLEDALPTFEPSDKGVATRAASGQVLNAIAPLMPELWGGSADLAGSNNTLIKGEPSFFPKDRSSSAFDGNEYGRNLHFGIREFAAGLACNGMALHGLTRPYNGTFLVFSDYMRPAVRLAALQELPVIFVWTHDSIGLGEDGPTHQPIEHLSSLRAIPGLDVVRPADANETAVCWLEMLRRTDGPTGMALTRQAVPVLDRTELAAASGAAQGAYVLSDEDDFEVILMASGSEVAIALDAAHQLRAEGTRVRVVSMPSHEWFEKQDDQYKESVLPVTARARVSIEAGSAMSWHRYVGTEGRCIALDHFGASADYQTLYREFGITPGAVVQAAHESIAAVQAL; encoded by the coding sequence ATGAGCTCGCTCAACTGGTCCGACACTGATCGAATGGCGGTCGACACCGCCCGTCTTTTGGCCGCAGACGCTGTACAGAACGCGGGTCACGGCCACCCCGGTACCGCCATGAGCTTGGCGCCAGTCGCCTACTACCTGTACCAGAACGCTCTCACCCACGACCCCGCCAATCCTCACTGGCTGGGCAGGGACCGTTTTGTTTTATCGGCGGGCCACTCGAGCCTGACCCAGTACATCCAGTTGTTCCTCTCCGGTTACGGTCTGGAACTCGACGACCTCAAGGCCCTCCGCACATGGGGCTCGCTCACGCCTGGTCACCCGGAAGTCGGGCACACCGACGGTGTTGAAATCACCACAGGTCCGCTTGGCTCAGGCCTGGCATCAGCAGTAGGTATGGCCATGGCCTCACGCCGTGAGCGCGGGCTCTTTGACCCTGAAGCACCTGCCGGAGAATCCGTTTTTGACCACTTCATCTACGTAATCGCCGGTGACGGCGACATCCAAGAAGGTGTCTCCGGTGAAGCGTCCTCACTTGCGGGCACCCAACGCTTGAACAACCTCATCGTCATTTGGGATGACAACCGCATCTCCATTGAGGACAACACGTCTATCGCATTTACCGAAGACGTAACTGCCCGTTATGACGCATACGGATGGCACACCCAGCACGTGAGCTTCCTCGACGAAAACGGCGGCTACACGGAAGACGTCGACGCGCTCCACTCGGCTATTGAGGCTGCTAAGAAGGACCCACGTCCGTCGTTTATTCGCTTGTCCACCATCATCGCGTGGCCTGCACCTAACAAGCAGAACACGGGCGCTTCGCACGGATCGGCTTTGGGTGACGACGAAATCCGTGCCACTAAAGAACTCCTGAACTTCCCTGTCGACGAAACCTTCGTCGTTGCCCCTGAGGTTCTCGAACACACGCGCGCCGTCGCAGAACGTGGACGCGCGGCGCACGAAGAATGGAACACCCGCTTCGAAACGTGGCGCACCGAAAACCCAGAACGCGCTGAACTGCTGGATCGACTCAGCGCACGTGAGCTTCCGGCGGGACTCGAAGACGCACTCCCAACGTTTGAACCGTCGGACAAGGGGGTCGCAACGCGCGCGGCCTCCGGCCAGGTACTCAACGCAATCGCACCACTTATGCCAGAACTGTGGGGCGGTTCGGCCGACCTCGCCGGATCCAACAACACACTCATTAAGGGAGAACCTTCCTTCTTCCCCAAGGACCGCAGTTCCTCCGCATTTGATGGCAACGAGTACGGTCGCAACCTCCACTTTGGTATCCGCGAATTCGCGGCCGGTCTTGCGTGCAACGGAATGGCTCTGCACGGACTCACCCGTCCGTACAACGGCACGTTCCTTGTATTCTCGGACTACATGCGCCCTGCCGTTCGCTTGGCTGCCCTGCAGGAACTGCCCGTCATCTTCGTGTGGACCCACGACTCGATCGGCCTGGGCGAAGACGGCCCAACCCACCAGCCGATTGAGCACTTGAGCTCGCTGCGCGCAATCCCTGGCCTGGACGTTGTGCGTCCCGCTGATGCGAACGAAACCGCTGTGTGCTGGCTGGAAATGCTCCGTCGCACCGACGGCCCAACCGGAATGGCGCTCACCCGCCAGGCAGTCCCCGTGCTAGACCGTACGGAACTGGCGGCCGCCTCGGGCGCGGCACAAGGCGCCTACGTCCTTTCTGATGAGGATGACTTTGAGGTCATCCTCATGGCTTCCGGGTCCGAGGTGGCAATCGCCTTGGACGCAGCCCACCAACTGCGTGCGGAAGGCACGCGCGTCCGCGTTGTGTCCATGCCTAGCCACGAATGGTTCGAAAAGCAGGACGACCAGTACAAGGAATCCGTTCTTCCGGTCACCGCTCGCGCACGCGTGAGCATCGAGGCGGGGTCCGCAATGAGCTGGCACCGATACGTGGGCACGGAAGGACGCTGCATCGCACTCGACCACTTTGGGGCATCTGCCGATTACCAGACGCTCTACCGTGAGTTCGGAATCACCCCGGGAGCTGTTGTGCAGGCAGCTCACGAATCCATCGCCGCTGTTCAAGCTCTTTAA
- a CDS encoding heme o synthase, whose translation MSSRHRDVVSTTGGEATEEAPLQRVIDERRRGSKPRSKFRAYIALTKPRVIELLLVTTAPVMFLAQRGLPDWWLILATLIGGSAAAASASVFNCYLDRDIDAKMHRTENRPLVTGEVSPREALIFAFALGIGSIFWMGGFTNWVAAGLTAIAILLYVVFYTIMLKRHTTQNIVWGGAAGCMPVLIGWSAVTGSLALEPFILFLVVFFWTPPHYWPLAIKYKRDYDAAGVPMLPSKVPPASVGKQIILYAWAMVLSSLVLIPLAPMGPLYIGVAVLAGAWFLYECYTFVRRAKQGLSGTRLRAMKVFHGSITYLSVLFLAVAIDPFLNPFV comes from the coding sequence GTGAGTTCACGTCACCGTGACGTAGTCAGCACCACCGGAGGCGAAGCAACTGAAGAGGCTCCGCTCCAGCGTGTGATCGACGAACGTCGACGAGGCAGTAAGCCACGTAGCAAATTCAGGGCATACATTGCGCTGACCAAGCCGCGCGTGATCGAACTGCTCCTGGTCACAACTGCTCCCGTGATGTTCCTCGCTCAGCGCGGGCTCCCAGACTGGTGGCTCATCCTGGCTACCCTCATCGGTGGTTCTGCTGCTGCGGCATCTGCGTCCGTGTTCAACTGCTACTTGGACCGCGACATCGACGCTAAGATGCACCGTACGGAGAACCGGCCACTTGTCACAGGCGAAGTGAGCCCACGGGAAGCGCTTATCTTCGCTTTCGCATTGGGCATCGGATCAATTTTCTGGATGGGCGGATTCACCAACTGGGTCGCCGCCGGTCTGACCGCTATCGCCATCCTCCTGTACGTGGTGTTCTACACCATCATGCTCAAGCGCCACACCACACAGAACATCGTATGGGGTGGGGCCGCCGGATGTATGCCAGTGCTCATCGGTTGGTCCGCTGTTACCGGTTCGCTGGCGCTTGAACCGTTCATTCTTTTCTTGGTCGTCTTCTTCTGGACTCCACCGCACTACTGGCCACTGGCCATTAAGTACAAGCGCGACTACGACGCTGCCGGTGTCCCCATGTTGCCGTCCAAGGTACCTCCGGCTTCGGTAGGTAAGCAGATCATTCTGTACGCCTGGGCCATGGTGCTTTCAAGCCTGGTGCTTATTCCTCTTGCGCCTATGGGGCCACTCTACATTGGCGTTGCTGTTCTGGCTGGCGCGTGGTTCCTCTACGAGTGCTACACGTTCGTGCGTCGCGCCAAACAGGGTCTATCTGGAACGCGTCTGCGCGCTATGAAGGTCTTCCACGGATCGATCACATACCTTTCGGTACTGTTCCTCGCCGTTGCGATCGACCCGTTCCTCAACCCCTTCGTTTAA
- a CDS encoding ABC transporter transmembrane domain-containing protein, with the protein MSEEQEPHEKAQNFWSTVSTLAREFKYERLPMILGFVGVMVGTCLTIAGPYVLGLATDVVFDGFTSDAGIDFGLLARLLLIVVVLHLVAESFTFAGGWLFNEAIQRVLYGLRERVENKVHRLPLKFLDSQKRGDLLSKLNNDLDNLNTALNQNMETIVTSVITVLGVLAVMFWISWELTLVALTTIPLTAVVIGILGVRSQAQFRMQWSQTGKLNAHIEESISGHELLAIYNATPQATETFARSNDEVYNASRKAQFLSGSMMPSMMFVSNLVFVGIAIVGAVRVASGAMTLGSVQAFIQYSRQFSQPLAQLGGVASQLQSAAASAERVYELLNQPEEVADTGHHPDFALTHGKVEFRSVDFSYDPDQPFISDLNLTVDGGQTVAIVGHTGSGKTTLVNLLLRFYDVTGGAIYLDGVDIRDIDRHQLRSPIGMVLQDTWLFGGTIYDNIAYGRADATRDDVMAAAEAAYVDRFVAHLPNGYDTVIDETGGNVSAGERQLITIARAFVSNPDILVLDEATSSVDTRTEVLVQEAMNRLRSGRTSFVIAHRLSTIRNADLIVVMEAGRIVESGTHEELLSRGGKYADLHAASVGEA; encoded by the coding sequence GTGAGCGAAGAACAAGAACCACACGAAAAGGCCCAGAATTTCTGGTCAACAGTTTCGACGCTCGCCCGGGAGTTTAAGTATGAACGCCTGCCCATGATTCTTGGTTTCGTGGGCGTCATGGTAGGAACCTGCCTCACAATTGCAGGCCCTTACGTTTTGGGACTTGCCACAGACGTTGTGTTCGATGGCTTCACAAGCGACGCCGGAATTGATTTTGGATTACTGGCCAGACTGTTGCTCATCGTAGTGGTGTTACACCTTGTCGCCGAGTCTTTCACCTTTGCTGGCGGCTGGCTCTTCAACGAAGCCATTCAGCGGGTGCTCTACGGTCTCCGTGAGCGCGTCGAAAACAAGGTCCACCGCCTTCCGCTTAAGTTCTTGGATTCGCAAAAACGCGGAGACCTTCTCTCGAAGCTCAACAACGACCTGGACAATCTCAACACGGCTCTCAACCAAAACATGGAAACGATCGTGACGTCTGTTATCACAGTGTTGGGTGTCCTTGCCGTCATGTTCTGGATTTCGTGGGAGCTCACGTTGGTAGCGTTGACCACGATTCCTCTCACTGCTGTTGTCATCGGAATTCTGGGCGTCAGGTCGCAAGCCCAGTTCCGCATGCAGTGGTCGCAAACAGGCAAACTCAATGCCCACATTGAGGAGTCGATCTCGGGTCACGAACTTTTGGCAATCTACAACGCCACGCCCCAGGCAACGGAAACGTTCGCGCGCAGCAACGATGAGGTCTACAACGCATCACGGAAGGCGCAGTTCTTGTCCGGCTCCATGATGCCGTCGATGATGTTTGTGTCGAACCTGGTGTTTGTGGGAATTGCAATTGTGGGTGCGGTCCGGGTGGCATCTGGCGCGATGACTCTGGGTTCCGTCCAAGCCTTCATCCAATACTCTCGCCAGTTCTCGCAGCCGTTGGCCCAGTTGGGCGGGGTTGCGTCTCAGCTACAGTCAGCGGCCGCCAGCGCGGAACGCGTCTACGAGCTCCTCAACCAGCCAGAAGAGGTCGCCGACACTGGTCACCACCCCGACTTCGCTCTCACCCACGGAAAGGTGGAATTCCGTTCGGTGGACTTCTCCTATGACCCAGACCAACCCTTCATCAGCGACCTCAACCTCACAGTTGACGGGGGTCAGACGGTTGCGATCGTGGGACATACCGGTTCAGGTAAAACCACCCTGGTCAACCTGCTCCTGCGCTTCTATGACGTCACCGGTGGCGCCATCTACCTCGACGGCGTGGATATTCGCGACATCGACCGCCACCAGCTTCGCTCCCCCATTGGCATGGTTTTGCAGGACACGTGGCTGTTTGGTGGAACCATCTACGACAACATCGCGTACGGGCGCGCCGACGCCACACGTGACGACGTCATGGCTGCCGCTGAGGCCGCATATGTAGACCGGTTCGTAGCCCATCTCCCTAACGGCTATGACACGGTGATCGACGAAACGGGTGGCAATGTTTCGGCTGGTGAACGCCAACTCATCACGATCGCCCGCGCATTCGTGTCCAACCCTGACATTCTCGTTCTAGACGAGGCGACGTCATCGGTGGATACCCGCACCGAGGTGTTGGTTCAAGAAGCTATGAACCGTCTGCGTTCCGGCCGCACTAGCTTCGTGATCGCTCACCGGCTTTCAACGATCCGCAACGCGGATCTGATCGTTGTCATGGAAGCGGGGCGCATTGTGGAGTCGGGAACTCATGAAGAGCTCCTTTCCCGAGGTGGTAAGTACGCTGACTTACACGCAGCTTCCGTAGGTGAGGCTTAA